Proteins from a single region of Macrotis lagotis isolate mMagLag1 chromosome 2, bilby.v1.9.chrom.fasta, whole genome shotgun sequence:
- the CIMIP4 gene encoding ciliary microtubule inner protein 4 isoform X1 — MEEKDPEPMKDLDLDLHDEEKGGTGQDRGMSSRSRPPTKKQILSQKGLKGTLDQSSSKDPSPVLPTPPPTRDLSTKSSSRLGTTHSEEPRLDSGSPDGKSHPRKNESRTCPQSSKMSSREELVAKAESSSSGPEGWPNMSDQNDSCIPSNIRHKFGSLMVDQLVTEEQARRAIYEMTEGQKEVSSREHKYRNSMESSPFADYYELGFNMRSNIFQASKARLPALPLLQESYWPPMKTTSLMKDSYTMDVVERAESNTKPWHGRKTDDFGRWHQKNFLDMNLQKALLQKMEQSKK, encoded by the exons ATGGAGGAGAAGGACCCTGAACCAATGAAG GATTTGGATCTGGATCTACATGATGAAGAGAAAGGGGGAACAGGCCAAGACAGAG GTATGTCTTCTAGGTCCAGACCTCCCACAAAAAAACAGATATTGTCCCAGAAAGGACTCAAGGGTACTTTGGACCAATCCTCATCCAAGGACCCCTCACCAGTCCTTCCAACACCTCCCCCAACAAGAGATTTAAGCACGAAAAGTAGTAGCCGACTGGGAACAACTCATTCTGAGGAACCAAGGTTGGACAGCGGGTCACCCGACGGGAAGAGTCACCCCAGGAAGAATGAGTCAAGAACTTGTCCTCAGTCAAGCAAGATGAGCTCAAGAGAGGAGTTGGTAGCCAAGGCTGAAAGCAGCAGTTCTGGTCCTGAGGGTTGGCCCAATATGAGTGATCAAAATGACAGCTGTATCCCCAGCAATATCCGCCACAAGTTCGGAAGCCTCATGGTGGATCAACTGGTGACTGAGGAGCAG GCTCGAAGGGCCATATATGAAATGACTGAGGGACAGAAGGAGGTGAGCAGCCGTGAGCACAAGTATCGCAATTCGATGGAATCCTCACCATTTGCAGATTATTATGAACTAGGCTTCAATATGAGATCCAACATATTCCAAG CTTCCAAGGCCCGTCTGCCAGCACTCCCCCTTCTCCAGGAGAGCTACT GGCCCCCCATGAAGACAACCAGCTTAATGAAGGACTCCTACACCATGGATGTGGTTGAGAGAGCTGAGAGTAACACTAAGCCCTGGCATGGAAGGAAGACAGATGATTTTG GGCGATGGCATCAGAAGAATTTCTTAGACATGAATCTGCAGAAGGCTTTGCTACAGAAAATGGAACAGAGCAAAAAGTAG
- the CIMIP4 gene encoding ciliary microtubule inner protein 4 isoform X3: MEEKDPEPMKDLDLDLHDEEKGGTGQDRGMSSRSRPPTKKQILSQKGLKGTLDQSSSKDPSPVLPTPPPTRDLSTKSSSRLGTTHSEEPRLDSGSPDGKSHPRKNESRTCPQSSKMSSREELVAKAESSSSGPEGWPNMSDQNDSCIPSNIRHKFGSLMVDQLVTEEQARRAIYEMTEGQKEVSSREHKYRNSMESSPFADYYELGFNMRSNIFQGPPMKTTSLMKDSYTMDVVERAESNTKPWHGRKTDDFGRWHQKNFLDMNLQKALLQKMEQSKK, from the exons ATGGAGGAGAAGGACCCTGAACCAATGAAG GATTTGGATCTGGATCTACATGATGAAGAGAAAGGGGGAACAGGCCAAGACAGAG GTATGTCTTCTAGGTCCAGACCTCCCACAAAAAAACAGATATTGTCCCAGAAAGGACTCAAGGGTACTTTGGACCAATCCTCATCCAAGGACCCCTCACCAGTCCTTCCAACACCTCCCCCAACAAGAGATTTAAGCACGAAAAGTAGTAGCCGACTGGGAACAACTCATTCTGAGGAACCAAGGTTGGACAGCGGGTCACCCGACGGGAAGAGTCACCCCAGGAAGAATGAGTCAAGAACTTGTCCTCAGTCAAGCAAGATGAGCTCAAGAGAGGAGTTGGTAGCCAAGGCTGAAAGCAGCAGTTCTGGTCCTGAGGGTTGGCCCAATATGAGTGATCAAAATGACAGCTGTATCCCCAGCAATATCCGCCACAAGTTCGGAAGCCTCATGGTGGATCAACTGGTGACTGAGGAGCAG GCTCGAAGGGCCATATATGAAATGACTGAGGGACAGAAGGAGGTGAGCAGCCGTGAGCACAAGTATCGCAATTCGATGGAATCCTCACCATTTGCAGATTATTATGAACTAGGCTTCAATATGAGATCCAACATATTCCAAG GGCCCCCCATGAAGACAACCAGCTTAATGAAGGACTCCTACACCATGGATGTGGTTGAGAGAGCTGAGAGTAACACTAAGCCCTGGCATGGAAGGAAGACAGATGATTTTG GGCGATGGCATCAGAAGAATTTCTTAGACATGAATCTGCAGAAGGCTTTGCTACAGAAAATGGAACAGAGCAAAAAGTAG
- the CIMIP4 gene encoding ciliary microtubule inner protein 4 isoform X2 — translation MEEKDPEPMKDLDLDLHDEEKGGTGQDRGMSSRSRPPTKKQILSQKGLKGTLDQSSSKDPSPVLPTPPPTRDLSTKSSSRLGTTHSEEPRLDSGSPDGKSHPRKNESRTCPQSSKMSSREELVAKAESSSSGPEGWPNMSDQNDSCIPSNIRHKFGSLMVDQLVTEEQARRAIYEMTEGQKEVSSREHKYRNSMESSPFADYYELGFNMRSNIFQGVLTGPPMKTTSLMKDSYTMDVVERAESNTKPWHGRKTDDFGRWHQKNFLDMNLQKALLQKMEQSKK, via the exons ATGGAGGAGAAGGACCCTGAACCAATGAAG GATTTGGATCTGGATCTACATGATGAAGAGAAAGGGGGAACAGGCCAAGACAGAG GTATGTCTTCTAGGTCCAGACCTCCCACAAAAAAACAGATATTGTCCCAGAAAGGACTCAAGGGTACTTTGGACCAATCCTCATCCAAGGACCCCTCACCAGTCCTTCCAACACCTCCCCCAACAAGAGATTTAAGCACGAAAAGTAGTAGCCGACTGGGAACAACTCATTCTGAGGAACCAAGGTTGGACAGCGGGTCACCCGACGGGAAGAGTCACCCCAGGAAGAATGAGTCAAGAACTTGTCCTCAGTCAAGCAAGATGAGCTCAAGAGAGGAGTTGGTAGCCAAGGCTGAAAGCAGCAGTTCTGGTCCTGAGGGTTGGCCCAATATGAGTGATCAAAATGACAGCTGTATCCCCAGCAATATCCGCCACAAGTTCGGAAGCCTCATGGTGGATCAACTGGTGACTGAGGAGCAG GCTCGAAGGGCCATATATGAAATGACTGAGGGACAGAAGGAGGTGAGCAGCCGTGAGCACAAGTATCGCAATTCGATGGAATCCTCACCATTTGCAGATTATTATGAACTAGGCTTCAATATGAGATCCAACATATTCCAAG GGGTTTTGACAGGGCCCCCCATGAAGACAACCAGCTTAATGAAGGACTCCTACACCATGGATGTGGTTGAGAGAGCTGAGAGTAACACTAAGCCCTGGCATGGAAGGAAGACAGATGATTTTG GGCGATGGCATCAGAAGAATTTCTTAGACATGAATCTGCAGAAGGCTTTGCTACAGAAAATGGAACAGAGCAAAAAGTAG